The Nitrospirota bacterium genome window below encodes:
- the arsC gene encoding arsenate reductase (glutaredoxin) (This arsenate reductase requires both glutathione and glutaredoxin to convert arsenate to arsenite, after which the efflux transporter formed by ArsA and ArsB can extrude the arsenite from the cell, providing resistance.), with the protein MGEVTIYQKPTCSTCRQAVQLLKDSGKPFKAINYYERPFTKAQLKNLLKKAGLSPKDILRTKEDIYRDLGLAKKTLSDDEWLDVLVAHPDLIQRPIVEKGEKAILARPAESVKTLL; encoded by the coding sequence ATGGGTGAGGTCACGATTTACCAGAAACCAACCTGCAGCACATGCCGTCAGGCGGTGCAGTTGCTAAAAGACAGCGGCAAGCCCTTCAAGGCCATCAATTACTACGAGAGGCCGTTTACGAAGGCACAACTGAAAAACCTTTTGAAGAAAGCCGGCCTTTCACCGAAGGACATTTTAAGAACGAAAGAGGACATCTACAGGGATCTCGGCTTGGCGAAAAAGACACTGTCGGACGATGAGTGGCTCGATGTGTTGGTGGCCCATCCAGACCTCATTCAACGTCCGATTGTCGAAAAGGGTGAGAAGGCGATCTTGGCCAGACCGGCGGAGTCTGTGAAGACACTGCTGTAG
- the rnd gene encoding ribonuclease D codes for MTAHPPAQYVTDQPALESLCKVLRQSPRLALDTEFVGEDTFIPRLELIQVATAGTAAVIDFPAVQASGSLDIFWELICDPKVAKIVHAGRQDLDLFATHAGQIPKPFFDTQIAAAMVGYGAQIAYANLVQRLHGTKLAKAHTFTNWSARPLSDDQISYALEDVEFLLSIHTHLQDRLNTLGRSEWVDEEFARLETAVGEKSREPQERYQRIRGWETLKPKGAAILRELAAWREAEARRRNVPRGRVMRDEVLLQLARHPPKSLNDLRGLRGVHSSEVDRHGGQLLASITSALALPPSAWPAVPSERKPDPESTGVVELLQAVLKARAAEEGIAPTMIATSADLQTLLEGKQNRATLDVPILRGWRRQLVGNLMLQVLEGAVTISVDKNSGSLRLTRGGL; via the coding sequence GTGACAGCTCATCCACCGGCCCAATATGTGACCGACCAGCCTGCGCTTGAATCTCTCTGCAAGGTCTTGAGGCAAAGCCCGCGGTTGGCTCTGGATACCGAGTTCGTCGGTGAAGACACCTTCATCCCGCGACTCGAGCTGATTCAAGTCGCCACTGCCGGCACCGCTGCCGTGATCGACTTTCCCGCCGTGCAAGCCAGCGGCTCGCTCGACATATTCTGGGAACTCATCTGCGATCCCAAGGTCGCCAAGATCGTGCACGCCGGGCGGCAAGATCTCGATCTCTTTGCCACCCATGCAGGGCAGATCCCCAAGCCGTTTTTCGATACGCAGATCGCCGCAGCCATGGTCGGATACGGAGCCCAAATCGCCTATGCCAACCTGGTTCAACGTCTCCACGGCACGAAGCTGGCCAAAGCCCATACCTTTACCAACTGGAGCGCACGCCCCCTTTCGGACGACCAGATTTCGTATGCGCTGGAAGACGTCGAATTCCTGCTGTCAATCCATACACATCTGCAGGATCGTCTGAATACGCTCGGCCGTTCGGAGTGGGTCGACGAGGAATTTGCCCGACTCGAAACGGCGGTGGGGGAAAAGAGCCGGGAGCCGCAGGAACGCTACCAAAGAATTAGAGGCTGGGAAACGCTCAAGCCCAAAGGGGCTGCGATACTTCGTGAGTTGGCTGCCTGGAGGGAAGCGGAAGCCCGACGCCGGAATGTGCCCCGCGGGCGGGTCATGCGAGACGAGGTGCTTCTCCAACTGGCTCGCCATCCACCCAAATCGCTCAATGACCTCCGTGGTCTCCGCGGCGTCCATTCCTCTGAGGTCGATCGCCATGGGGGACAACTGCTGGCCTCTATCACATCGGCACTGGCACTCCCCCCATCTGCATGGCCGGCGGTCCCGAGCGAGAGAAAACCGGACCCTGAGTCAACCGGCGTCGTCGAGCTGCTGCAGGCTGTCCTGAAGGCCCGCGCAGCAGAGGAGGGGATCGCCCCCACCATGATTGCTACCAGCGCCGACCTGCAAACACTCTTGGAGGGCAAACAGAACCGAGCCACTCTCGATGTTCCGATCCTCCGTGGCTGGCGACGACAATTAGTCGGCAATCTAATGCTACAAGTCTTGGAGGGAGCGGTCACGATCAGCGTGGATAAGAATTCGGGTTCGCTGCGGCTGACCCGGGGAGGGTTATAG
- a CDS encoding citrate synthase: MPHDFMPGLAGVPAAKSSISDVDGQRGVLEYRGIRVEELCLRSSYLETAYLLLFGHLPTQPQFAKWHEDVVHHRRIKFKIVDLLKCLPEQGHPMDALQAAVAALGMFYPGRHVKDADNNYWSAVRLVAKLPTIVAAWARLRHGDEYIPPRDDLGFSENFLYMLTETEPLALWGNIFDDSLILHAEHTMNASTFTGMITASTLADPYTVVASSIGALKGPLHGGANEEVVQMLKEIGEPKRVRSYLEAQVRAKKKLMGFGHRVYKVKDPRATILQGLCEQLFTECGSSPLYEVALEVELVAAELLKGKEIYPNVDFYSGIVYQKMGIETDLFTPLFAMARVSGWLAHWLEQLHENKLFRPDQIYSGEHGRRYVPIEQR, encoded by the coding sequence ATGCCACATGATTTCATGCCGGGGCTCGCCGGCGTCCCTGCAGCCAAATCGTCGATCAGCGATGTGGACGGACAGCGAGGCGTATTGGAATATCGCGGCATCCGCGTCGAAGAACTTTGCCTGCGATCATCCTATCTTGAAACCGCCTATCTGTTGTTATTTGGACACCTTCCGACTCAACCGCAGTTTGCCAAATGGCACGAGGACGTCGTCCACCACCGTCGCATCAAGTTCAAGATTGTCGATTTGTTGAAATGCCTTCCGGAGCAGGGACATCCCATGGACGCCTTGCAAGCCGCCGTCGCCGCCTTGGGCATGTTTTACCCAGGCCGTCATGTCAAAGACGCCGACAACAACTACTGGTCAGCCGTCCGTCTCGTAGCCAAACTGCCGACCATCGTCGCGGCCTGGGCGCGGCTGCGGCACGGGGATGAGTATATTCCCCCGCGCGACGATCTTGGGTTTTCGGAAAACTTTCTCTACATGCTGACGGAAACAGAGCCGCTTGCCCTCTGGGGTAATATTTTTGACGACAGCTTGATTCTCCATGCCGAGCACACGATGAATGCCTCAACCTTCACCGGCATGATCACTGCCTCGACGTTGGCGGATCCCTACACGGTCGTCGCTTCCTCGATCGGCGCCTTGAAGGGGCCGCTGCATGGTGGAGCCAACGAAGAAGTCGTGCAGATGTTGAAGGAGATCGGAGAGCCGAAGCGCGTCCGCTCCTATCTCGAAGCACAGGTCCGCGCAAAAAAGAAGCTGATGGGCTTCGGCCACCGGGTCTACAAAGTCAAGGATCCTCGTGCGACGATTCTACAGGGCCTCTGCGAGCAGCTCTTCACGGAATGTGGCAGTTCGCCATTGTATGAGGTCGCCTTAGAGGTGGAGTTGGTTGCAGCAGAGTTACTGAAGGGGAAGGAGATCTATCCCAACGTCGATTTCTACTCCGGGATTGTCTACCAGAAGATGGGCATCGAGACCGATCTGTTCACACCGCTATTCGCGATGGCTCGAGTGTCCGGATGGCTGGCTCACTGGCTGGAGCAGCTTCACGAAAACAAACTGTTCCGGCCGGACCAAATCTATTCCGGTGAACATGGCAGGCGGTATGTACCCATCGAGCAACGGTAA
- a CDS encoding Hsp20/alpha crystallin family protein, translated as MTLVRWDPFRELEDVSDRLNQMFHRSTPARTNGKETMVVADWVPSVDVSETEGEYQIKAEIPDVKKEDVKVTLEDGVLTIQGERKQEKEVKGKRYHRVERSYGRFVRSFTLPDVIDEEKVKAEFKDGILNLALPKSEKAKPKAIEVTVG; from the coding sequence ATGACACTCGTACGGTGGGATCCGTTTCGGGAGCTTGAAGACGTGTCGGACCGCTTGAATCAGATGTTTCATCGCTCCACGCCGGCTCGGACGAACGGCAAGGAGACAATGGTCGTGGCTGATTGGGTACCCTCGGTAGATGTCAGCGAGACAGAGGGGGAGTATCAGATCAAGGCGGAGATCCCTGATGTGAAGAAAGAGGATGTGAAGGTGACACTCGAAGACGGCGTCCTCACGATCCAGGGTGAGCGGAAGCAGGAGAAGGAAGTGAAGGGCAAACGGTACCATCGGGTGGAGCGTTCGTATGGCCGCTTCGTCCGGAGCTTTACACTGCCCGATGTCATCGATGAGGAAAAAGTAAAGGCGGAATTCAAAGACGGGATTCTCAACCTTGCACTTCCCAAATCCGAGAAGGCAAAGCCGAAAGCGATCGAAGTCACAGTCGGCTAA
- a CDS encoding NAD-dependent malic enzyme, with product MNDNGPYSNYRLTVRMELANIPGMFAKVAAILAEEGANLCAVDIASATADRMVPDVTFDVHNEAHGEKVLARIAALPDVKVLSASDRIFLLHLGGKIHIQCKFPITTRNLLSMVYTPGVGRVSQAIAKDKTKVHVFTSKGNSVAVVTDGSAVLGLGNLGPEAALPVMEGKAMLFKELADIDAWPICLNTQDPDEIVRTVQAIAPGFGAINLEDISSPRCFEIERRLKSTLDIPVMHDDQHGTAVVILAALTNALKVVGKRMEDIHVVVNGLGAAGTACCRMLLAAGLSHLIGCEPNGIVLRGDGEQLRACRTDLTPCMTKDRPQGTLRDALKGADVFIGLSVGHILTAEDLDLMAVDRIVFAMANPDPEVAPELAASHCRIFATGRSDYPNQINNALAFPGIFRGALDVQARDINEAMKLAAAKALAETIPTAALGADYIVPSVFDKTVVPRVAKAVAAAARETGLARRRSKPGNDIPSA from the coding sequence ATGAATGACAACGGGCCGTATTCGAACTACCGCCTGACTGTTCGCATGGAACTCGCCAACATACCAGGCATGTTTGCCAAGGTTGCTGCGATTCTGGCTGAGGAAGGCGCGAACTTGTGCGCGGTGGATATTGCTTCTGCCACGGCCGACCGCATGGTGCCGGACGTGACCTTCGATGTCCACAACGAAGCCCATGGAGAGAAGGTGCTCGCTCGGATCGCCGCATTACCGGACGTGAAGGTACTCTCGGCTTCCGATCGGATTTTTCTTCTCCATCTCGGTGGAAAGATTCACATCCAATGCAAGTTCCCCATCACAACCAGAAACCTCTTGTCGATGGTCTATACGCCGGGAGTCGGGCGCGTCTCGCAGGCGATCGCGAAGGACAAGACGAAGGTCCATGTCTTTACCAGCAAAGGCAACTCCGTTGCCGTCGTCACAGACGGGTCGGCAGTGTTGGGGCTCGGCAATCTCGGCCCTGAAGCTGCGTTACCGGTGATGGAAGGGAAAGCCATGCTGTTCAAAGAGCTGGCGGACATCGATGCATGGCCCATCTGCCTCAATACCCAGGATCCCGATGAGATCGTGCGTACCGTTCAGGCCATCGCCCCCGGGTTCGGCGCCATCAATCTGGAAGATATCAGTTCGCCTCGTTGTTTCGAGATCGAACGCCGGTTGAAAAGTACGCTGGATATTCCCGTCATGCATGACGATCAGCACGGCACAGCCGTGGTCATCCTCGCCGCCTTGACCAATGCGCTCAAGGTCGTCGGGAAACGGATGGAAGACATCCACGTCGTGGTCAACGGCCTTGGCGCAGCTGGAACCGCCTGCTGCAGAATGCTACTGGCTGCCGGTCTCTCTCACTTAATCGGGTGCGAGCCGAATGGTATCGTCTTGCGAGGAGACGGCGAGCAGCTGAGAGCCTGCCGGACAGATCTCACCCCCTGTATGACCAAAGACCGTCCTCAGGGCACCCTCAGGGATGCGCTGAAGGGAGCCGATGTCTTTATCGGATTATCCGTCGGCCATATCCTCACTGCAGAAGATCTGGATCTGATGGCGGTAGATCGCATCGTCTTTGCGATGGCCAATCCTGACCCGGAAGTCGCTCCTGAGCTTGCCGCGTCGCACTGCCGGATTTTCGCGACGGGGCGCTCGGATTATCCGAATCAAATCAACAACGCGCTCGCGTTTCCCGGCATCTTTCGAGGCGCGCTCGACGTGCAGGCACGCGACATCAATGAAGCCATGAAACTCGCCGCGGCAAAAGCTCTCGCTGAGACCATTCCCACTGCGGCACTCGGAGCGGACTACATCGTTCCAAGCGTCTTCGATAAGACTGTTGTCCCGCGCGTGGCAAAAGCCGTGGCAGCAGCTGCGCGCGAGACAGGCCTGGCACGCCGCCGCAGTAAGCCAGGCAACGACATCCCGTCGGCCTGA
- a CDS encoding class II fumarate hydratase, with product MKNKQTGTTTTSVGATRVERDTMGELAVPADAYYGVQTARAIENFPISSLRFPRSMIRAMGLIKRAAATVNQSLGLLDKKQADAIKQAATEVVKGTLDAEFPVDIFQTGSGTSTNMNTNEVISNRATELLGGARGSKLVHPNDHVNLGQSSNDVIPTAIHIASGEMMQQQLIPALTLLQKALARKAKEFDKVVKIGRTHLQDATPVRLGQEFGGYARQIELGIQRVKRAQAALGEVALGGTAVGTGLNRHPKFPAKVLAIISKETGCTFIEAKNHFEAQSTQDSLVEASGELKTIAVSLMKIANDIRWLGSGPRCGLGEINLPETQPGSSIMPGKVNPVIAESVTMVCAQVIGNDMTVTVGGQAANFELIVMLPVMAYNLLQSIELLSTASTNFAVKCINGIKANEERCKSLIEESLAMCTALAPEIGYEAAAKLAKEAYKSGKTVRQMAKEQKILSEKRLTELLDPWRMTEPGGPVGSAGG from the coding sequence ATGAAGAACAAGCAAACCGGTACAACGACGACGTCGGTTGGTGCTACCAGAGTTGAGCGGGACACAATGGGAGAGTTAGCCGTGCCGGCTGACGCCTATTATGGAGTGCAAACCGCCCGCGCGATCGAAAACTTTCCGATCAGTTCGTTGCGGTTTCCCCGATCCATGATCCGGGCGATGGGGCTGATCAAACGCGCTGCCGCAACCGTCAACCAGTCGCTGGGCCTTCTGGACAAGAAACAGGCGGATGCGATCAAACAGGCCGCGACAGAAGTGGTCAAGGGTACGCTCGATGCCGAGTTCCCCGTGGACATTTTCCAAACCGGCTCAGGCACCTCGACCAACATGAATACCAACGAGGTGATTTCCAACCGTGCGACCGAGTTGCTCGGTGGAGCCAGGGGCAGCAAGCTCGTACATCCGAACGATCACGTGAACCTCGGCCAATCCAGCAACGACGTAATTCCCACGGCGATTCATATTGCGTCCGGGGAAATGATGCAACAGCAGCTCATTCCGGCGCTGACGTTGTTACAGAAAGCGCTCGCGCGCAAAGCCAAGGAGTTCGACAAGGTCGTCAAGATCGGTCGCACTCACTTGCAAGATGCGACGCCAGTCCGATTGGGCCAGGAGTTTGGCGGGTACGCGCGTCAGATCGAATTAGGCATTCAACGCGTCAAACGAGCACAAGCGGCGCTCGGTGAAGTCGCACTCGGAGGAACCGCCGTCGGCACAGGACTCAATCGCCACCCGAAATTCCCTGCCAAGGTACTGGCTATCATCTCGAAAGAGACCGGCTGTACATTCATCGAAGCGAAGAACCACTTTGAAGCCCAGTCCACACAAGATTCATTGGTCGAAGCGAGCGGCGAGTTGAAGACGATCGCCGTGAGTCTCATGAAAATTGCCAACGACATTCGCTGGCTTGGCTCCGGCCCTCGCTGTGGACTGGGAGAGATCAACCTCCCGGAGACCCAGCCTGGCTCGTCGATCATGCCGGGCAAAGTCAACCCGGTGATCGCCGAGTCGGTGACGATGGTCTGTGCCCAGGTCATCGGCAACGATATGACCGTCACAGTGGGAGGGCAGGCGGCTAACTTCGAGCTGATCGTCATGCTGCCGGTGATGGCCTATAACCTCTTGCAGTCCATCGAGCTCCTCTCGACAGCCTCAACCAATTTCGCCGTCAAGTGCATCAACGGCATCAAGGCCAACGAGGAACGTTGCAAGAGCTTGATTGAAGAGAGTCTGGCCATGTGTACCGCCCTGGCGCCGGAGATCGGGTATGAAGCTGCCGCGAAACTGGCTAAGGAAGCATACAAATCCGGCAAGACCGTCCGCCAGATGGCAAAGGAGCAGAAAATCCTCTCAGAAAAACGTCTCACCGAACTACTCGACCCCTGGCGCATGACCGAGCCAGGCGGGCCTGTGGGAAGTGCGGGAGGATAG
- a CDS encoding J domain-containing protein, with translation MPFSQRKFIKFQNGMRRRIESLRPKAEDSLEVAVDTMMLERVDSFFRIEEGLEEILKSLAQIEDEIGEIRDLAGAMRLESRLEFVEDRWDDFDSEIRERPRRRRRKVSLADMLKAAGGGGGDFSQGSSNINNAMDAYAAMGVEFGSSLADVTAAFRQKAKQFHPDSNNGDRSAEPELRRMLEAYQFLKEYLSLSNVEPPRPPDAAYRPTE, from the coding sequence ATGCCTTTTTCACAACGTAAATTTATCAAGTTTCAGAATGGCATGAGACGGCGGATCGAGTCCTTGCGTCCGAAGGCCGAAGATAGTCTTGAGGTTGCCGTCGACACCATGATGCTGGAGCGGGTCGACAGTTTCTTCCGTATTGAAGAAGGGCTGGAGGAAATCCTCAAGTCGCTGGCCCAGATTGAAGATGAAATCGGGGAGATCCGGGATCTCGCCGGTGCGATGCGTTTGGAATCCCGTCTGGAGTTTGTGGAAGATCGATGGGATGATTTCGACAGTGAGATTCGAGAGCGTCCCCGTCGCCGGCGCAGGAAAGTCAGCCTGGCCGATATGTTGAAAGCGGCTGGTGGAGGAGGAGGGGACTTTTCGCAAGGGTCGAGCAACATCAACAACGCCATGGACGCCTATGCCGCGATGGGAGTAGAATTCGGCAGTTCGCTCGCCGATGTCACAGCGGCATTTCGTCAAAAGGCGAAGCAATTCCATCCGGATTCGAATAACGGCGACCGGAGTGCTGAACCGGAGTTGCGCCGCATGTTGGAGGCGTATCAATTCCTCAAGGAATACTTGAGCCTCAGCAATGTGGAGCCACCGCGGCCCCCGGACGCCGCCTACCGCCCTACAGAATGA
- a CDS encoding GGDEF domain-containing protein, whose protein sequence is MLSLLSKPLLALFFPGGLIFLIAIGFLRPQGLPMWLQPPIGALPYIVLTFGLIFGWYFSSSRMILSLLVLTLADQATTLQTLVGVTAFLVPLNLLAFSIIKEDSLSTLRGITRIVLVLIQPLLLWLCLPDQLDLASAFTREYIPAQYTDWTPIPQAALCAFAIALLLHFVRFILHRDPLEGGAIWALCAVFTAYHASRYGWQSANFFMTAGLILFVTLLQSLYQRTYRDELTGIPGRLAYDEAIGQLGKRFSVAVVSIDQLTQYANTHGKSVSEQILKLVAPRVQAACTDGQIFRATGEELTLLFPGKSTTETLHILETIRKTAEAISLFLRGSDRVWEAHRGTTKAGGRDRELPITLSIGVAEKLTDSATLSLVIKSAYLALYEAKGTGGNVVKRGSTASIPARRSRKLEAKVEVE, encoded by the coding sequence ATGCTAAGTCTGCTCTCGAAACCTCTCCTTGCCCTGTTCTTCCCCGGAGGACTGATTTTTCTCATCGCGATCGGATTTCTTCGCCCCCAGGGGCTCCCCATGTGGCTGCAGCCGCCGATCGGCGCTCTACCGTATATCGTTCTCACATTCGGGCTCATCTTTGGCTGGTACTTTTCCAGCAGCCGCATGATCCTGTCCCTCCTTGTGCTGACACTGGCCGATCAGGCTACGACACTGCAGACCCTTGTCGGCGTGACGGCTTTTCTCGTTCCTCTTAATCTCTTGGCCTTTTCGATCATCAAGGAGGATTCCCTCTCGACGCTTCGTGGCATAACTAGAATTGTACTCGTCCTGATCCAGCCATTGCTGCTCTGGCTCTGCCTTCCAGACCAGCTAGACCTGGCCTCCGCTTTCACACGCGAGTACATCCCCGCTCAGTACACAGATTGGACGCCGATTCCACAGGCGGCGCTCTGTGCCTTTGCCATTGCGCTGCTCCTGCATTTTGTACGATTCATCCTTCACCGTGATCCATTGGAGGGAGGGGCTATCTGGGCATTGTGTGCCGTGTTCACGGCCTATCACGCCAGCCGGTATGGATGGCAATCGGCAAATTTTTTCATGACGGCCGGCTTGATTCTCTTTGTCACCCTGCTTCAATCTTTGTATCAACGGACCTACCGGGATGAACTCACCGGTATCCCGGGCCGCCTGGCCTACGACGAAGCGATCGGGCAACTCGGAAAACGTTTTTCCGTCGCAGTCGTCAGCATCGACCAACTGACTCAGTATGCCAACACCCACGGAAAATCTGTCAGCGAGCAGATATTGAAACTGGTTGCACCCAGAGTTCAGGCCGCTTGCACTGATGGCCAGATCTTCCGTGCGACTGGAGAAGAACTGACCCTGCTGTTTCCGGGAAAATCGACCACAGAAACTTTGCATATCCTGGAGACGATCCGGAAAACAGCGGAAGCGATCAGTCTGTTCCTCCGGGGATCAGATCGGGTATGGGAAGCGCATCGAGGGACCACAAAAGCCGGGGGACGCGATCGAGAGCTTCCGATCACTCTCAGTATCGGCGTGGCGGAAAAACTGACCGACAGTGCGACGCTGAGCCTGGTGATTAAATCGGCCTACCTTGCGCTCTATGAGGCCAAGGGGACAGGAGGGAATGTCGTGAAACGTGGATCAACCGCGAGTATCCCGGCACGGCGTTCGCGAAAGCTTGAGGCTAAGGTTGAGGTTGAGTAG
- a CDS encoding transposase has translation MARPLRLEFPGALYHITARGNAQQSIFVDDTDRQQFIRLLGREISQQHWRCYTYCLMGNHYHLVIETPEPNLSRGLKRLHGTYTQWFNRRHHRVGHVLQGRFKSLLVEKENYLQELCRYVVLNPVRAGMVNTVGAWAWSSYRATVGTHAAPDWLDTATVLSLFESNMANARMAYQRFVTEGIHQPSPWKDVTGQIFLGGPDFLERIEQLVRGKPVTNVPTVQTRPTRLTPEDVIQHVAVAYRLHPGALLNRSHREAYQTAVYLLRRAANEPLQTVAMRFRISPSRVSKIQTALEAAALTPPQARLFAKCKVKN, from the coding sequence ATGGCTCGCCCACTCCGTCTCGAATTCCCTGGCGCGCTCTACCACATCACCGCCCGGGGCAACGCGCAGCAGTCCATCTTCGTGGATGACACAGATCGGCAGCAGTTTATCCGCTTGCTCGGTCGGGAAATTTCGCAGCAACATTGGCGATGCTACACCTATTGCTTGATGGGCAATCACTATCATCTTGTGATCGAAACGCCAGAGCCCAATCTCAGTCGAGGCCTGAAACGACTCCACGGCACCTACACACAATGGTTCAATCGCCGTCACCACCGTGTTGGGCACGTGCTGCAGGGCCGATTTAAGAGCCTCCTTGTGGAAAAGGAAAACTATTTGCAAGAACTGTGTCGTTATGTCGTGCTAAATCCGGTTCGAGCCGGCATGGTGAACACAGTGGGAGCGTGGGCGTGGAGCAGCTATCGAGCCACCGTAGGAACACACGCAGCACCAGATTGGCTCGACACTGCGACCGTACTCTCACTCTTCGAGAGCAACATGGCGAATGCTCGAATGGCATACCAACGCTTCGTCACGGAGGGGATCCACCAGCCTTCACCGTGGAAAGATGTGACGGGCCAAATTTTTCTTGGAGGTCCGGATTTCCTCGAGCGGATCGAACAACTCGTGCGCGGGAAGCCTGTGACGAATGTGCCGACCGTTCAGACCCGTCCGACTCGTCTGACTCCCGAAGATGTCATCCAGCACGTCGCTGTGGCCTATCGACTTCACCCGGGCGCCCTGCTCAATCGTTCCCACCGCGAGGCGTATCAAACAGCCGTATACTTGCTGCGGCGCGCCGCGAACGAACCCTTGCAGACCGTGGCCATGCGTTTTCGCATTTCGCCTTCTCGGGTTTCGAAAATTCAAACCGCGCTAGAAGCTGCGGCGCTCACTCCGCCGCAAGCGCGGCTCTTTGCCAAGTGCAAAGTCAAGAACTGA